Proteins encoded in a region of the Ursus arctos isolate Adak ecotype North America unplaced genomic scaffold, UrsArc2.0 scaffold_2, whole genome shotgun sequence genome:
- the ELK4 gene encoding ETS domain-containing protein Elk-4: MDSAITLWQFLLQLLQEPQNKHMISWTSNDGEFKLLQAEEVARLWGIRKNKPNMNYDKLSRALRYYYVKNIIKKVNGQKFVYKFVSYPEILKMDPLTVGRTEGDYEAVSCGEGGSSSRDPENGGRERPPQPGARASSRNDYIHSGLYSSFTLNSLNSSNKKLFKPMKIESPAEKLAEKKLPQEPTPSVIRFVTTPSKKLPVEPVAAAPSAGPSISPPSDETLQALETLASPRLPSLEAPASAASVAPAFAAPPIPSASPSGQEPPTPRTPSPPLSPNPDLDTDIESVASQPMELSENLSLDPKDQDSALLEKDKTSNSSRSKKPKGLELAPILVITGSDPSPLGILSPSLPTASLTPALFSQTPILLTPSPLLSSIHFWSTLSPVAPLSPARLQGANTLFQFPSVLNSHGPFTVSGLDGPPTPGPFSPDLQKT, translated from the exons ATGGACAGTGCTATCACCCTGTGGCAGTTCCTCCTTCAGCTCCTACAGGAGCCTCAGAACAAGCACATGATCAGCTGGACCTCCAATGATGGGGAGTTCAAGCTTTTGCAGGCAGAAGAGGTGGCTCGGCTCTGGGGGATTCGTAAAAACAAGCCTAATATGAATTACGACAAACTCAGCCGCGCTCTCAGATACTATTACGTGAAG AATATCATTAAAAAGGTGAATGGTCAGAAGTTTGTGTACAAGTTTGTGTCTTACCCAGAGATTCTGAAAATGGACCCACTGACTGTGGGCAGGACTGAGGGAGACTATGAAGCCGTGAGCTGCGGGGAAGGGGGCAGCAGCTCCAGGGACCCCGAGAACGGGGGCAGAGAGAGGCCCCCGCAGCCCGGGGCCCGGGCCTCCAGCCGCAATGACTACATACACTCCGGCTTGTATTCTTCCTTCACTCTCAACTCTTTGAACTCCTCCAATAAGAAGCTCTTCAAACCCATGAAGATCGAGAGTCCAGCTGAGAAGCTGGCAGAGAAGAAGCTGCCCCAGGAGCCAACACCATCTGTCATCAGATTCGTCACAACACCTTCCAAAAAGCTGCCCGTTGAACCTGTCGCCGCCGCCCCGTCGGCCGGCCCAAGCATTTCTCCGCCTTCAGATGAAACTCTGCAAGCGCTGGAGACTTTGGCTTCCCCCAGACTGCCTTCCCTGGAAGCCCCGGCCTCTGCGGCCAGCGTCGCCCCCGCGTTTGCCGCGCCCCCCATCCCGTCCGCCTCCCCTTCTGGgcaggagccccccacccccaggacaccTTCACCGCCGCTGAGTCCTAACCCCGACCTCGACACCGACATCGAGTCAGTGGCCTCGCAGCCCATGGAACTTTCAGAGAACTTGTCACTGGATCCGAAAGACCAGGATTCAGCTTTGCTGGAAAAGGACAAAACAAGTAATTCCTCAAGATCCAAGAAACCCAAAGGATTAGAGCTGGCACCCATCCTCGTGATCACGGGCAGTGACCCGAGTCCACTGGGAATCCTGAGCCCGTCTCTCCCCACGGCTTCTCTTACGCCAGCCCTGTTCTCACAG ACGCCCATCTTACTGACGCCGAGCCCCTTGCTCTCCAGCATCCACTTCTGGAGTACTCTGAGCCCGGTCGCTCCCCTGAGTCCAGCCAGACTGCAAGGTGCTAACACACTCTTCCAG tttcctTCTGTACTGAATAGTCATGGACCGTTCACTGTGTCTGGCCTGGATGGACCACCCACCCCTGGCCCATTTTCCCCAGATCTACAGAAAACATAA